The sequence AAGATCATCTTTCGTAGCAGAAGTAAAATCTGATTTAATGGGTGAGCAAACAATTCTTTGTGGATTATTGCAAACAGGATCTATTTTATGTTTTGATAAAATGGTTGAAAAAGGAATTGATGCAGCTTATGCTTCAAAATTAATTCAGTACGGATGGGAAACTATCACTGAAGCTTTGAAACATGGTGGTATTACAAATATGATGGACCGTTTGAACAATCCTTCAAAAATTGAAGCTTACGAATTAGCTGAAGAATTGAAAGACATCATGCGTCCATTATTCCAAAAACACCAAGATGATATCATTTCTGGAGAATTCTCAAGAACTATGATGATTGACTGGGCTAATGATGATGTTAACTTATTGAAATGGAGAGCAGCAACAGGAGAAACTAACTTCGAAAAAACTGCACCGCAAGAGGCTCCAATTTCTGAACAAGAATATTTTGACAATGGAGTTTTAATGATTGCAATGGTAAAAGCTGGTGTTGAATTGGCTTTCGAAACAATGACAGAAGCTGGAATTATTGAAGAATCAGCTTATTATGAGTCATTACACGAATTGCCATTAATTGCAAACACAATTGCAAGAAAGAAATTATTCGAAATGAATCGTGTAATTTCTGATACTGCTGAGTACGGATGTTATTTGTTTGATCATGCATGCAAGCCATTATTGACTGAATTCATGAAAAAAGTAGAAACTAACATTATCGGAAAACCATTTTCAACTTCAAACGGAGTAGATAATGCAGTATTAATTGCTGTAAACAGAGAAATTCGTCAACATCCTATTGAAGAAGTAGGAGCTTGGTTGAGAGAGTCTATGACAGCAATGAAAAAAATTGGATAATTAAAAAGTTGGGGAAATCTCGCAAAATTGGATTTTGCGAGATTTGCACTGTATCATGATTTGTAATATTTTGAATTAGTAAGCACTTATTAAGAAACTAGATATAGATGCATGTTGCATTCACTTAACTTCGGTGAAAGTAAGTTAAGTGAAGCTAATCCCTTATAATGGGGTATATTTTTGGTAGAAATATACTTGTTGAAATTTCTATATTGGTTAATAAAGATGCTGCTATTTTCAAAATAGAGAAAAGTATTGTAATTCTATAATTACGAAATTAATTGTTATTGAAATTGTTAAAAATAAAAAGGTGCAATATTTGTTTATTGCGCCTTTTTTGTAATATACATTTTAAGTTAAAAAAGTATTTTTTTGCATTAAATACATAAAAAAGGAATATTTTTTTTAATATGTGTTTTTATTTGCTAAAATTTATGAATTAAATAATTTTAAGAATACACTTAGATTTAATACATTTATAAAAAAAAATTCCAATAAAGTTATGAGTTATTATAAAATTGAAAATTTAGAACAATATTTTAAGCATTACAATAAGTCAATAAGGGAACCAAGAAAATTTTGGGGCAAAATTGCCGAAGAAAATTTCACATGGTACCAACAATGGGAAAAAGTAGTTGATTTTAATATGGCTGATGCCGAAGTGAAATGGTTTACTGACGCAAAAGTTAATATTACAAAAAATTGTATCGATAGACATTTAAGCAAAAGAGGAGAAAAAACGGCTATTATTTTTGAGCCTAATAATCCGTCTGAGGAAGCTTTGCATATAACGTATAACGAATTATACGAAAGAGTTTCTAAAATGGCGAATGTTTTACGCGAGCAAGGCGTACGCAAAGGAGACCGAGTTTGTATTTATTTGCCAATGATTCCAGAATTGGCTGTTTCAGTTTTGGCTTGTGCTAGAATTGGAGCAATCCACTCTGTCGTTTTTGCTGGATTTTCTGCTTCAGCAGTTTCTGCAAGAATCAATGACTGTGAATGTAAAATGGTGATTACTTCTGACGGAGGATATAGAGGAAACAAAACAATCGATTTAAAAGGAATTGTTGATGAAGCTCTTGATACTTGTCCTTCAGTAGAAAAAGTATTGGTTGCTAAAAGAACGAATACTGATGTGAAAATGAAAGATGGTCGTGATATTTGGTTGCAGCCTTTATTAGATGCAGCACTAGACAACAGTGTTGCTGAAATTATGGATGCCGAAGATCCGTTGTTTATTTTGTACACTTCAGGATCAACAGGAAAACCAAAAGGTATGGTTCATACTACTGCTGGTTATATGGTTTATACAGCTTATACATTTAAAAACGTATTTAGTTACGAAGAAAACGATATTTTCTGGTGTACTGCAGATATTGGTTGGATTACTGGACACTCATATATTTTATACGGACCATTATTGAACGGAGCTACAACAGTAATTTTTGAAGGAGTTCCATCTTATCCAGATTTTAGCCGTTTTTGGGATATCATCGAAAAACATAAAATCACGCAATTTTATACAGCACCAACTGCAATTCGTTCATTAGCAAAAGAAAGTTTAGATTATATTCAAAAATACCCTTTAAAATCTTTAAAAGTAATCGGGTCTGTTGGAGAGCCAATCAACGAAGAGGCTTGGCACTGGTTCAATGACCACGTAGGTGATAAGAGATGTCCGGTGGTAGATACGTGGTGGCAGACAGAAACAGGAGGAATCATGATTTCGCCAATTGCTTTTGTTACGCCAACAAAACCAACTTATGCGACATTGCCATTACCGGGAATTCAGCCAGTTTTAATGGATGAAAAACGTAATGAAATCGAAGGAAATCAAGTGGTTGGAAGTTTGTGTATCAAATTCCCGTGGCCAGGAATTGCTAGGACAATTTGGGGTAATCATGATCGTTATAAAGAAACTTATTTCTCTGCTTTCCCTGGAAAATATTTTACAGGTGACGGAGCTTTGAGGGATGAAGTAGGTTACTACAGAATTACAGGAAGAGTCGATGACGTTGTTATTGTTTCGGGTCATAATTTAGGAACGGCTCCAATCGAAGATGCAATCAACGAGCATCCGGCGGTTGCTGAATCTGCGATTGTTGGATTCCCACATGATATTAAAGGAAATGCTTTATATGGTTATGTAATCTTGAAAGAAACTGGTGAAGTAAGAAATAAAGAAAACTTGACAAAAGAGATCAATCAATATATTGCAGATCACATTGGGCCAATTGCAAAATTGGATAAAATTCAATTTGTGTCTGGTTTGCCAAAAACTCGTTCAGGAAAAATTATGCGTAGAATTTTACGTAAAATAGCTGAAGGTGATTTCTCTAATTTTGGAGATACATCAACTTTGTTAAATCCTGAAGTGGTGGAAGAAATTACAAAAGGAAAGATTTAATAATTTCTACTGATAATAAAAAATGCCTCTTAAGATTTTTAAGAGGCATTTTTTTTATGTTTAGCAGCGAACAAATGTTTGTCAGACTGAGCGTAGTCGAAGTCTATCAAGCTGAATCACTTTGCAGGACTTCGACTACGCTCAGTCTGAAAATTGATGGCTTATAGTGTTTTTTACTTAATTCCTAATCTAGATTTTAATTTTAAAAACAACAGCGCAATTCTGTATGCATCCTCAGCAGAAGAATTTCTGTCGCTTTTTGGAATTTTATAAATTTCGCATAAATCGTCAAGCGAAAATTGTTTATCATTTATATCCATTAGTTTTCTATACATTACATCGACATCCAGAGCTTCATTTTTCAATCGGCCACAATCAAGGCGTTCTAGAGAGGAATTGAGCATTTCAATGTCAAAATTAATGTGATGACCAACCAAAACAGCATTCCCAAGAAAGTTAATAAATGCTTCGAGTGCTTCAGATTCTTGCATCTTGCTCATTTTGCTTTCGATGATAAACTCATTTGAAAGTCCATTATCCTGCAAAAATTTGTATTGAAGCAAAACGCATTCAAAATTATCTTTAATTACAATTCCGTCATCAATTACAGAAAAAGCTCCTAGTGAAAGAATCACATCCTTATTCGGATTCAAACCAGAAGTTTCAGTTGATAAAACAACGAATCTGTTGGGTTTTGTTTCGAATTTGTTCAGGTAATCTTTCCAAAAATCTGGGTATTCTTTATTAATATTTTTAAGCCAGTCTAGCATATTTTACGAGAATTGTGTAAGTTGAAATTTACTCTTAATTAATTCCTCAAGATCTTTCATTGGGGTTAGGGCATTTTTTAACTTCTCTTTGTCTGTTTTAGACATATCTCTTACATTAATATATTGTCCAGAATCATCATTTTTTAATCCTTCAACTGTTCTGAATTTTGAGAGTATCAAAAATGCTTCGGCACAGCTCAAATAGATTTCAGCATTTTTAGAATCGGTTATGGCTAATTGTTTGAATCTCAAATAGGTATTCTTGATTCCTTTAATGTTTGCATTTAAAATTAACAAACGTGCTGCATCAATCAACGGCATCAAAGCGCGATTTTTGATATCAAATTTTCCTTTATGCGGACCTTCTTCTTCAATAATGAATTTTTTGAAGAAACTCAAAGGAGAGTTCTTTTTCAAGGCATCATTTCCTAAAAAGTCAAAGAATAAAGTATTGTTTACAGCATTTTTGAAAATTACGTTTTCAATTACTTCTTCAATTTTTGGCTCTCCAAAAACAATTTCATAATCAAAGAAAATACTGCTCAAATCATTGCTGTTTTCACCTGGAGTATTCATCCAGCTGTTGTATTGTTTTGTCCAGTCTGTCAATGATTTACACCACAACATATTGCTTCCCATGTGGCCATTTGGACAAAATTCATAACCTACTTTTTCTAATATAGAAGTAGCTCTTTTTGCCAATCTTAAAAAATAATCTTTAACTTCTCTGTATTTTTCCGGAGCAACATCTTCAAAAATCAAAATGCTATCTTGATCCGTAAGCAATAATTGTTCTTTACGTCCTTGGCTTCCAATGCTTAACCATGCAAAACGAGCAGGAGGTGAGCCTAAATCTAAAATAGACAATTCAACAGAACGCTTGATAATTGCTAAGTTGATTTCGCTCGCAATATTGCTGACATGCGAAATTGGAATATTCTTTTGAATCGAATTCTGAATCAAATCAGACAGACGATCACGGATTTGTTTTAGGTCTTTTGGTAACTGTGAACGCTTAATTTCTTTGATTAAGACACCAGGGTTACTAGCTTGAGCAACAATTAGATCGTGCTCAGAAATAATTCCTTTTACAGCCGATTTGCTTGTGCCATCTTTAGTCACACACAAATGGCTTACATTATGTTTCAACATCAACAATTGTGCTTCGGCAAGCGACACATTTTCAATCACCGTTACCACAGGCGATGACATAATTTTGTCAATAGACTCCGTAATAGGATAACGGCCAGTAGCAATTTTTGAAGCCAAATCTGTAGCGGTTACAATACCAATAGGGCGGTTTTTTTCGCCACAAACAATAATATTGTCAACCATTGCTTCGGTCATCAAAATGGCAACATCCTTAACCACGTGATTTGCTTCAGTAGTTAAAGGCGAATTGTTGTAGTTAAGTGATTGAATATATTGCATTTCTGATTGCTGATCCACATAAAAAGAGGTATCAGAAATCATTTTTCCATTTGAATTTACGCTGTCTTTTGTATGTCTTGAATTTGTCGCGAAACTTTCCAATAAAAAGTTTAAAACATCAGAATTATTGGCAACAAAAGGTCTGAAAACAGCAATAGGGATAGCGTAGATAATACTTTCTTCACGTGCTTTTGCCGTCATCATATAGTTGTTTTTGGCAAAGAAAGGTCTTAAGCCAAAAATATCGCCTTCATGACACTTATTGATAATAGTTTCCTCAGCATCAGCAATTGTAGTCAAATTGATGACACCCGAAGCGACAACATAAAAACTATCATGCAACGTATCGTTATTTTGAAATAGTACAGTGTGTTTTTCTAAATTTAATACGCGGATATTTGTTGCAATATCAGATAATTCCTGAAAAGTCAAATTATTAAATGGCGGGTATTCTTTTAAAAAATCTGCAATATGCTCAGCAATAGTATTCATATGTTTGATAATTTTTTTAAAGTATCGAATGTAAAAATAAGAAAATAAAGTCTTACAATGACAGCATCTTTAGCAGAATCTGAATATTTTAAAGAAATGTTAAGAATTACTGATTTCAAGGCTTTAAAATGTTTTTTTTACGTTTAAAATTTAAAATATCACTGTAAAGTGCATTTTGTTTAAACTTAATTTGTTTAATTTTTTTAGTAAAATTCTCATTTACAATTGTTTCTAAAAGAAGGTGAGCGATTTTAAAAACTTTTCAAAGAAAATAAGAACTGAGAATTATTAGCAGAGTGTATAAGTTTTGAAATATTCTATTTTACATAATATAAATTATAGGTCATTTATGTATTATTTCCGGAATGTGTCGATAAGGGCTCTTATTTGGCAGAATTATGAAACTAGAAAAGTTATATGAAAGATTATTAAAACAATTTAAAAATTTTAAATCAGTATGAAGTACATTTCAACTCTAATCAAAAAACGAGAATTATTAATTTTAGAATTAGCCTACATAAATTATGATCTAAGTGAACATTTTGAAAAAAAAATAAATACAACAAATACATATAATTTGCTTGATCTGAATTATCAACGTGATTTCACAATTAGGGAAATTCTAAAAATTGACCAGCAAATCAAAATTCTCACAAATTCTGAAAATTCTAAAACGTAAAAATAATTTTTGAAACTTAGCGGAAAATAAACAAAATAATAGAGTAGATTCAGATCAAA comes from Flavobacterium sp. KACC 22761 and encodes:
- the ilvC gene encoding ketol-acid reductoisomerase; amino-acid sequence: MANYFNTLPLRLQLEQLGVCEFMEQSEFADGIAALAGKKVVIVGCGAQGLNQGLNMRDSGLDISYALRADAIAEKRASYKNATENGFKVGTYEELIPTADLVCNLTPDKQHTAVVTAIMPLMKQGSTLAYSHGFNIVEEGMQIRKDITVIMCAPKCPGSEVREEYKRGFGVPTLIAVHPENDPNGFGLDQAKAYAVATGGHRAGVLRSSFVAEVKSDLMGEQTILCGLLQTGSILCFDKMVEKGIDAAYASKLIQYGWETITEALKHGGITNMMDRLNNPSKIEAYELAEELKDIMRPLFQKHQDDIISGEFSRTMMIDWANDDVNLLKWRAATGETNFEKTAPQEAPISEQEYFDNGVLMIAMVKAGVELAFETMTEAGIIEESAYYESLHELPLIANTIARKKLFEMNRVISDTAEYGCYLFDHACKPLLTEFMKKVETNIIGKPFSTSNGVDNAVLIAVNREIRQHPIEEVGAWLRESMTAMKKIG
- the acs gene encoding acetate--CoA ligase is translated as MSYYKIENLEQYFKHYNKSIREPRKFWGKIAEENFTWYQQWEKVVDFNMADAEVKWFTDAKVNITKNCIDRHLSKRGEKTAIIFEPNNPSEEALHITYNELYERVSKMANVLREQGVRKGDRVCIYLPMIPELAVSVLACARIGAIHSVVFAGFSASAVSARINDCECKMVITSDGGYRGNKTIDLKGIVDEALDTCPSVEKVLVAKRTNTDVKMKDGRDIWLQPLLDAALDNSVAEIMDAEDPLFILYTSGSTGKPKGMVHTTAGYMVYTAYTFKNVFSYEENDIFWCTADIGWITGHSYILYGPLLNGATTVIFEGVPSYPDFSRFWDIIEKHKITQFYTAPTAIRSLAKESLDYIQKYPLKSLKVIGSVGEPINEEAWHWFNDHVGDKRCPVVDTWWQTETGGIMISPIAFVTPTKPTYATLPLPGIQPVLMDEKRNEIEGNQVVGSLCIKFPWPGIARTIWGNHDRYKETYFSAFPGKYFTGDGALRDEVGYYRITGRVDDVVIVSGHNLGTAPIEDAINEHPAVAESAIVGFPHDIKGNALYGYVILKETGEVRNKENLTKEINQYIADHIGPIAKLDKIQFVSGLPKTRSGKIMRRILRKIAEGDFSNFGDTSTLLNPEVVEEITKGKI
- a CDS encoding 3'-5' exonuclease, translating into MLDWLKNINKEYPDFWKDYLNKFETKPNRFVVLSTETSGLNPNKDVILSLGAFSVIDDGIVIKDNFECVLLQYKFLQDNGLSNEFIIESKMSKMQESEALEAFINFLGNAVLVGHHINFDIEMLNSSLERLDCGRLKNEALDVDVMYRKLMDINDKQFSLDDLCEIYKIPKSDRNSSAEDAYRIALLFLKLKSRLGIK
- a CDS encoding DUF294 nucleotidyltransferase-like domain-containing protein, which gives rise to MNTIAEHIADFLKEYPPFNNLTFQELSDIATNIRVLNLEKHTVLFQNNDTLHDSFYVVASGVINLTTIADAEETIINKCHEGDIFGLRPFFAKNNYMMTAKAREESIIYAIPIAVFRPFVANNSDVLNFLLESFATNSRHTKDSVNSNGKMISDTSFYVDQQSEMQYIQSLNYNNSPLTTEANHVVKDVAILMTEAMVDNIIVCGEKNRPIGIVTATDLASKIATGRYPITESIDKIMSSPVVTVIENVSLAEAQLLMLKHNVSHLCVTKDGTSKSAVKGIISEHDLIVAQASNPGVLIKEIKRSQLPKDLKQIRDRLSDLIQNSIQKNIPISHVSNIASEINLAIIKRSVELSILDLGSPPARFAWLSIGSQGRKEQLLLTDQDSILIFEDVAPEKYREVKDYFLRLAKRATSILEKVGYEFCPNGHMGSNMLWCKSLTDWTKQYNSWMNTPGENSNDLSSIFFDYEIVFGEPKIEEVIENVIFKNAVNNTLFFDFLGNDALKKNSPLSFFKKFIIEEEGPHKGKFDIKNRALMPLIDAARLLILNANIKGIKNTYLRFKQLAITDSKNAEIYLSCAEAFLILSKFRTVEGLKNDDSGQYINVRDMSKTDKEKLKNALTPMKDLEELIKSKFQLTQFS